The DNA sequence ATCGAGAAAAAAAATCTTAGTGTCACTTTCCCTCATTGGTTTGCATCACAAACACTTGCGATTACATTCCTTATATTGTGACACACTGCCTAAACATTAATGTAGGCTGTCACAAAATCCAACTATCTCATAAAGTGTCTAAGGATTTTTGGAGGCAGACGTTTTCATTTACAGAGATAGTCGCAATTAACCATCTCACAAAATGTATTTATGGAGGTGAACATTTTATTTACAGGGTAATTGGTTTGTAGTAGATATATGTTTGAGAAACCTTAGCTCTCTTCCTCTTCCCCCCCCCCTCAGCCGCATGCTCCATCTCTCTTccttttgctctctctctccctcagcCTATCACACCCAAACCCGTCACAGCTCCATCTCTctacctctccctctctctcttcctATCCTTCAGCAAACATTCAGGGCGGCCAGCTCCCACTCCCACCAAGTGGCGGCACGCACGGACTTATGACGCACATGGTGGCCACGGGCACGGCGTCATGCACTGCCACCCATGGTAGCACCCACGGGCATCCATGGCTATGGTGCACGGGCAGTGGCGCACACAGGCAGCGATGTCCTTCCCTCAAGCGGTGACACTCCCACCAACGTCCACCTCCAGATCCGACTTCCTCCATCACTTCGATCTCCAGATCTGGCACCTCCACTCTAGATCCCATGACCACCATCGTCCACCACCTTTGGATCTAGATATGCCAACCTGCACCACCTCCGCCCCCAGATCAAGTGGCAGCGGGCACATGGGCAGCGATGTGAGGTCAGTGCCATAGCTCCAGCAGCTGCAGGCACGGCGAGGAAGGCCACGTCTGCAGGAACCAAGTGTGGATGGGCTCGGTGGACTATGGATTTGCTCTCTGGGTTGGTCCATGGATTTTTaacttttttttgtattttctgATTCATTTCTGCCAGTAGGCATCGTGTCCACCTGCGAAATTGTTGATTTTCATAGACGGGCATTGCGTCCACCTCCATAAAGCCACATTAATGCGGGCCTTTTGGCAGAGGCTGATGCTTTGCCCACCTCGTAAAATCTAAAACGCCCACCTGTACAGTATGATGATTGTTTATGCTACTGTGTATTAACTAAGAATGTAGTCTAAAACCTAGAATCTTCTTTTtactaaaaatataaaaaaattgaataaaacATAATAGTAAGCACTTGAGTTTGAACTTAACATGTGAAAAATGTTACAACAACTAATAAGATATAAATTTGAAAGCCAAAATATAGATTTAGCTTGGATTTCATAAATAGGTTGTAACAGGAGCTGATATTCTTAATCTATGGTGTTTGAACTAAATACATATTAAAAACTTGCAAAGCTGTAATGCAGAGGATTATGGCACATATAGCTAGGTGCTTCTTCCATCATGCTTTTTTAACTTCCCAAACTACTCTCGTGTTTATATAAGTTAGAATAATAACTCGAGTCTAGAGATGGTACGAAGTCCATAAGAGGGAAGGGTTTCTTCCATCCCTGTTTTTTTTACTTTCCAAAACTACCTTCTATATCCCTTATATGATTTATATTCATTGCACATTCTCATATGGGTTAGAACAACTCATGTGATACATAGTATAATCTAAGATGCATTGAGTTCCATGCAATGCAGGGGCATGTTTGCTAGTTTGGATGCTGGCTAAGGTGTATGTTTAAGTTATTTTTTCATAACAGAGTTATAGGCAATTTTAGAGATAAATGTAATGGTTACTTTAGAGTATTTTTATAATGACAGATCTGGTGGTATtaatttagttatagatttagtgGTTACTTTAGAGTATTTCTATAATGACATGTTTGGCAATTTAGATATAGATTTAGCACTCAGTTAAATTTAGAGTATTTTCGATAATTGCAgatgtggattttttttttacaaatgcAGATGTGGATATTTTATAAAACGGAATGAATGAATCACTATTATTGTTGGTGATGATTAGAGTCGACTGATTTTGATGGCCggatgtttcttttttttctctatcTGATAATTTCTAGGGTTTATTGTTATTTTTCTCTTCTTGAGAGGATTAAAAGGATTGTAGTAAGATGGGCACATGGGGATAGAAAGTTGATAAGCATGTGGAAGATTATTGCAGTTGGAGCACACACTCGGTAAATTGGTTGCATTGATCTAGTTTGGGTTCATcctaaatccaaaaacttttcaaaattttccgtcatatcaaattttgtgacacatgcataacgcattaaatataaattataaaaataactaattgcccagttttgcctataatttgcgaTACGGATCTTTtaattgagcctagttagtccataattggacaaaaaATACCAAATACAACCGAAAATACGACAGTAGCCAAACACAAAAGTTTTCaggaactaaataagacctttGTATATTTCTTCTATATGTACTAAACATATATACCCACAATTTAATATGCAAATGATTGGCTAATAAACTAAAATAAAGATGGCTAGACTTTCACTAGTTTCCTTTAAACAGGAACGCACATATACTTAATATATTTATACTGAACTTCCAAATGGACAGTACTATGCAGCGGTAACTCACCTTGGcacccgccggcgccggcaaGGTAAGGGTTGCCTTCGAAACCATCCTTGCAGTGGCACGTGTAGCCCGCGACGGGGGCAACACAATCGCTGTGCTCGCTCTTGCAGACCATGCGGTGTACATCTTGGCTGCAGTTACTGTTGCCCTTGCTGTGTGGCGGAAGGCCTTGCGCGACCGCGAAATCAAGGAGAAGGGGAGGCGCGTCTTCGTCGAATTCGTCGGTTTCCTCCGCTGTCTTCCTTGGGTTGTCAATCCAACCCTGCTCCATGACAACCACCGATACCGGCATATCTGTCTGTTCCAAGGTGTGGTTGCCACTGTAGAGCCACCTGGCCTGTGCTCTATTGGGCACGCCGCTAGAAGCGAGGAACGCCCTGCAGCAGCCCGATGAGCCAGTGCAGTACGTACGCCGTATATGAAGCCTCGTGGTGGTCATATATGTAGCCGACGTCCTCGTGGTCGCTCTTGGTGCAGAAGGAGGCACAGCCGCTGACGATCTTGGTGGTTTCTTCCCCGACGATGTCCGCAGAAAGCGTCGCCACCACGTTGCATCCGGTGACGATGAGCTCGTTTCGGGCCGACAGCAGGTAGCCATGCTCCCGGAAGCCGCGGCCGAATTCGACAGAGGCGTTCCAGCCCGGTGAGGTTAGGTCGCCGGTGGTGTCTATTATCAAGCCGGTAGGCACGACGCGCACGGTTTCACTGGACAGAGAAATCTCGGCGACCCGGAGGGTGCCGTCGCCGAGCAGCAGCCGCGGCGGGTGGCCGTGGCTGGTGTCGCAGGTGAGGTTGAGCCCCGGCCAGTAGCAGCGGGAGGGCCCATAGCCGAACGGGTACGGCACGCTCACGTGGCCACAGGTGGTGTTGCAGCCGGGCTGCCCAATCGGcgccggcggtggcggtggcgttgGCCGTGGCGGCGGCACCGTGGCTGCTGACGCAGAGAGTTGCAACGCCATTATCGCCAGCAGCACCACCGCCGCAGCTGGTACTAGCACAGCTGCAGAGGTCGTCGTCGGCGCCACATTATATTATGGAAATATGGTCGATCAACTTGTACGCTGCTTGTGCTGCCTAGCGATTGATGCAATGTGTAACTACTGCTGCTATGCTGCCATTGTGCTACGATAGAGATCTTTGCATTGCGAGCACAGGACCGGCAGACCTAGCTAGCTATATACACATGGGCTCGACTCGATCGATACCTGCGGCCTGCGGGTTCCTGGAAACGGGCGAACGTGTTCCCATCGTTCGACGACAGATGTGTCACCAACCACTCGCGTGCAAGCACGAGGCTGCCTCTGTCCTGCATCGCCATCTGCGATTAACTAATTCAGTTGGTGTCCAAACAAAAATCGAGTGTCCTGATCTACTCGATTGGCATCAGGCGCATCGACCAAGCATGTTCACGAACGGCGACGCtgatgtgtgtgtgtatatatatatatatatatatacaactaAAAAATACAAAGAGGACCCGTCTACCCAGCCATGGTGAAGCTGCTACGCAGTTCAGCTCCGTGACTCCTATTTGCGGGCCAGCCGCCCAGGTGCACGTCGCCCCACCTCACCCCGTGCAGTCGCGCTGCCCTCGTCGCCACCACCTGGCCACGCACTACTGGATccggcttctttgccgagagccgagaGCCCTCGGTAAAGGCCTAAAAACcctcggcaaagtctttgccgagagcctgccacgtggctctcggcaaagagctctcGACAaagaagctctcggcaaagaattctttgccgagagccacatggcaggctctcggcaaagactttgccgagagccagaaacgccctcggcaaagcccaCGGCGCCGTCGAGGAACGTCAATGTTGACgtcgtctttgccgagagccgtgctggcaggctctcggcaaagactttttatttttttaaaaaaaaagtctttgccgagagcctgccaggctggctctcggcaaaggagagCTTTCCCGAGAGCCGTGCtagctggctctcggcaaagacttttttaaaaaataaaaaaaaagtctttgccgagaacCCGTCaagctggctctcggcaaaggagggctttgccgagagccgtccaggaaggctctcggcaaagacattttatttttttttaaaaaaaagacttGTCCTGTGTCTACAATGACAAAGCTTAAACCAATTAGTACAATTAAACAAGAAGTACTTACAAAGATATGCAAAATGACGAAACATAATGGTTGCACCATTAATTGGACATACAAACACCTAGCTAAGAGCATCAGCTCTGCCCTTAAATTGAAATGATGTCTGCTGAAGTTTTAACAAGTGTTTGAAGTATTCTGAAACTTCCAAAATAGCTCTTTTTAGTTTTGAGGTGAGAGCACCACTCTGCTACTGTACTAAATCTCATTTCAGTTTTTACTCATGATGTCTGCGAGGAGGAGGTTACCTCGGCGAGAACCTGACCCAGAGAGCGGAGCATCCATGGTCTTGTCCTCTCGCCGACGCCCTTTGGCTGTGCGAGGGCCCAGGgaaggagcggcggcggcgcacgggGTCGGGgaggggcggcggtggcggtggcgcacGGGGCCGGGGAGGGGCGGGACAGGGGCGGGGCCGGGGGAtctggacggcggcggcggcggcggcggcgcacgggGAGCAGCAGTACTGCGGTGGCGGCGCGGGGGCTTCGGCGGCGTGCGGGCGTCGGCGGCGGGAGCAGCGGTGTGGGGCGTCTGGTTGGGCCACGGGTGTTAGGGTTGGCGTCTGGTTGGGCCACTAGTGGAGATAAGgggattttattttttctgagaatatcctttgccgagagccgcagAGAAaaactctcggcaaagaaaaagactagttattttctacaaataccctttgccgagagccagccagtaaggctctcggcaaagatcctttgccgagagccagatgtacaggctctcggcaaagagctgttgactttttttattttttttattttagagcTGAGTTTTTTTGTGTGTATTTGTGACACAATTTCTAAATACATTTCAAAATTTGGTATcaatttgacttttttttactatatttaaataattaatcttgtttctttatatttttcacataattcaaatttgaactgcaggtacATGCAATATTGGAACTCGGTGATTCGAAAAATGATAGTCTGGATATTTGGTGTATGTTGAGGCCGTATCCACAACCATACATAAAATCTCAACCCTCTCGCTAATGTAACATGTCGAGGAATGTGAGGGaaagtgatttttaattatataaattcaAAATGAAGTCCAGAAATCACGAAACTTGGCAACGAGTTGTGTTATCGCATGTTGAGGGTGTGGTAAAAAATTCATAAGGTTCCGAGCAAGTTGGGACACCGGATGTCTAAAACCCATACTTCTCCACATGTGATCAATTGTGATCAAATATGGAGAAGTTTGGGTTTTAGACATCCGGAGTTGCAACTTACTTGAAACCTTATGATTTTTTTACCACAGCGTCGACATACAATAATACGGCATGTCGCCaagttttgtgatttttggagttcatttggattttttataattaaaaatcacatcTACAACACATGGATGGTCATGTTTCGTATACAAGACATTCAAACTTTTGGGTGACTTTATGGATACAGCCTCAAAATACACTCTcgaacatgaatatcattttttgaatggctatattttattatttaataCACCTCTAGTTCAAATtgactttttcaagaaaaatgcaaggaaaataaattaattgatgaaatatagcaaaatatcataaaaatCTCTAAACTTTGAACATATGCTTGTATACAATATGCAAGGGCTACAGAAAAAGTTTGggtccaaaattcaaaaaaaaaattccctctttgccgagggccaattttggctctcggcaaagaagctctttgccgagggtcagttatggctctcggcaaaggagctctttgccgagagccagagtGGCATGCGCTCGGCAAAGGTTGCTAGTCTGGGTCCAGCTTTAAGCATGTGAGATTTGCCACCCTCCTCTTTTCCGAGAGCCTAACAgggtggctctcggcaaaggcgaCGACTACGGGAGCCGTTCACGGCGCGgcacctttgccgagagccttccTTTGCCGAGAGTCGTACTTTCGGCAAAGctggcctttgccgagtgctcggctttgccgagagcttagcCGTCGGCAAAGGGTCTTTGCCTAGAGTCCgtcctggctctcggcaaaggatgctttgccgagggtctgactctcggcaaagctggacCCTCGGCAAAGCTTCGGTTTCCCGTAGTGACGCCTCGCGCTCACTGCCTGCTTCCCTCCCCTCCGCGTCTTCAGTCTTGCCCGGTCGCCCCCTGCTCCGTCGTGTCGTGCCGCCTGGCAAACGCCCCTGGCCCCCTCACCTCCCTGTCTCGCTTGACCATGGATGGGGGTGTAGATGCCGTGGATGGGGTGTACATCGTGAAGTCCGATCCGCTGCAGCAGCCGCTGGCAAGAGCAGAGCAGCTCCCATCTCTCCCTCTGGAGATGGAGTGATGGACATGTGTTAGGTTTGGTCCGTGCTTGCAATATGTGTTTTCTTGCTGGCAAGTGTGTTCTCTAACCCATTCTTCAAATctctttagttgcttacttacaGGTGTTGTTGCTCTCCTTGCTTAAGGTACATGACCTCCCCTTCCTGCCCCTATCTTTGATTTGGCATCTTCAATGTCATATATTGCTTAATTGTGCAGCTATAACTAAAATATAAAGTTTTCGAAACCTACAATATTAAGTTTATGTGGCCCTATGGTTTGGCACAGATGTTCAAAGATTTTCAATTATTCCAATCATTTTAGGTTCAACATATACTTGTCTGTTTCCAAATTGTTTAGGCACCACTGGAAAGTGGAAGATGCTTCAGCAAGCAGCTTTGGTCCAAGAACTCAGGTACTGTATGTTCTCCATTGCACAAGACTTACAGTTCAATCAGATTTGTAGTGAACCAAATTTTCCATGAGATTCATAAGCATCAGTGTTTAATTTAGTGAGTAGTGTCATCTTGAAAATTATAAAGCGTAgagatcccatgctatacttctGGGGAACAATAGTGGCAATACATAATGAAAATTCAACACCAGGCTTAGAGAATTATTGCAACAAGTGGAGTTGTGCTATTTTTTAAACAAAGAGATTAGCACATGTGCAACTGTGAGTTATTCTAAATAAATTCCTAGCTGCATGGGTTTACATACTTCCTTTTGCCCTTGTCCCATTTGTACAATGTTAATGCCTTCATGCTTTGAATATTTCATCTTTTTCTGATCTAAAATAATGGGTATGATTGATTACATTTGGACTTGAGTTGGATGCATCACCAGATTCACTCTTCACTTGTAgctatttttttctttgtttaggGAATGGATATGGCACTTTCAAAGCTTAATAGTGGTGGATGGGTTCGTATATATTTTGTGAAGGAAGCTGTTGAACGAAAGAAGGGAAAATCATTGCTCCTGCCAGAGGTGTTGCAAGGTTAGGAAATTATTTTCCTCTTATACTGTCATTTTTCTAAAGAAATACTAGACAATAGATCGCCATCCGTTTGTTTCTGTTTGTATAGCAAAACCTACACTCTGCTTATACATATGCGTTATAGACTTGTGTATCAATTCTGAGTTTTAGTCAGTTTTATTGCCTCTTGTTTTACCAGATGCTGGCAGCACTCCATTTGTAATACCCTTTGCCAATACTGGGATGCTGGATATAATGTCTCTTGGAAAACACATCCCCCGAGGAGGAAAAAGCAGGGCTAGAGCTAGGCCACCTTGTTGGGGTCAGCTGACTCCAATGGAATTTACGCTAGGCCATTTTGCTGTAATTTTAAAGAGTCCATTGATTCTTTCGGCTAGCTTCACCCCAGAAAAGGGGTGTCTGCTCCTAACCTATACGACTCATCAAATTCTGTGAACATATTTGCACAACTCTAAACTATTTTATTGATTTCTAGGTGATTTTGGTTGTGGGTGATGACAACAAACATATCTCTAGAGGGATCTTGTATGACAGAGCAAGACAAAGAACTGGGCAAAGATTGCAATCAAGGTCAAAGTTCATAGACCGACTGCAGAGCAGCAGTCTGAACTCCAAAACCACAATGCGTGATGAtggataccagctgtggcagttGGTTGATCGGGAAGGATTTGATGTAGGGAGTTTATCATACTATCATTGTAGATTTTTTTTAGAGTTACTGTCACTATAAAATTGATGTCGTTACATGGGAGGGGTTCTGAACAACCTATTCATTTTTGCTCCATCTCTAGCATTATTGTACCCTATAATATTTGCTTATATGATATAAAAACTGAAGGCAAAACGTGATTTACATGGACTTCAGAAATTTTGACATGCCTCTTtgcctttttttttggtttatcCTGAAACCGTATCCACTGAAAATTTGACATGGGGTTCTGAACAAGCTGTTCATTTTTGCTCCATCTCTGGCATTATTGTTCCACTTTTTCTTATTCAAATTTTACTGCACTAGGTTTTGTAGCAATATGTTGTTCCTCGATGACAATGGATGATCTTTGTACTTTTTTTTCCATCATGTTTATGACTTTTGTACCTGGCGGAGTGTTGCAAGAGTCTGGAATTGAAGTGTATGCTTAGTGTCAGGGAACCCACTAACCAATGAAATCAGGTGAAGTGCCGCAATTACACAAAAAATAGCGCTCACAGGTTAATACAAGtttaaatttaaaattattATAGCATTAGTTtgttcccgttgcaacgcacgagcATGGTCCtagtacaactaaaaattatggaaagGACTCATCTACCACAaccatggtgaagccacaactccACCCCTTTTAGCTATGATAGGCTATCTcatcaacctaggccccactcacccatacatgcaaaattgttttagcgaatttaaaaaagtcataacttttaaactgaagatataaattaaattccgattgcaAAATTGaatttctcataacaaatccttcaaaacaagatgacacatggatatatttagataaaattttattaatgaatatttatctctacaactaaaaattgtcCCTTTTAGCTATGATAGGCTATCTCATCAACCTAGACCCCACTCACCCatacatgcaaaattgttttaacgaatttaaaaaagtcataacttttaaaccgaagatataaattaaattccgattgcaAAATTGaatttctcataacaaatccttcaaaacaagatcacacatggatatatttagataaaattttattaatgaatatatatctctacaactaaaaattatggaaagGACTCATCTACCACACTCATGGTGAAGCCACAAGTTCCATCCCTTTTAACCATGAtaggctatcccatcaacctagtccccactcacccatgcatgcaaaattattttagcgaatttaaaaaagtcataacttttaaaccgaagatataaattaaatttcaattgcaccattaaatttctcgtaacaaatccttcaaaacaagatcacacatggatatatttagataaaattttattaatgaatatatATCTCTATCTACtactaaaaattatggaaagaACCCATCTACCACACTCATGGTAAAGCCACAACTTCCATCCCTTTTAGCCATGAtaggctatcccatcaacctaggctccactcacccatgcatgcaaaattattttagcgaatttaaaaaagtcataacttttaaaccgaagatataaattaaatttcaattgcaccattaaatttctcataacaaatccttcaaaacaagatcacacatggatatatttagataaaattttattaataaatatttatcttataaagataaaatattttcttttattaagtagaaacaatattctaggtttaacagacaatgttctgtctttgtaaaaaatgttatcgatttagaagaatagtattttggtttttggtttatgaaattgatattacaatatacataaaaatacataaatacatgacatagataaaaataaaaaaactagagtaaaaagcataagaaaaaaaaacacaaaatggagaaaaatttcagataatgtcaaagggttacttttcaaatatcgtaaatatatttatagaacattaacatcactaaatacatcatagaacatcacatctattatagattacatgtatactaagtgaacaccgtaaaaaacatcatagaaaatcacatatatactacgtaaacatgacataacacaacatagaacactaaatatatactacataaatatcacatatatatagaaaataaaaataaaaaataaaattactaagaaaaaatataaaaaatataattaacaaatgataaaaagtgcatagagcaaataaaatttatgaataatttaaataagaataaaaataagattaaaaaaaataaaatataaaataagaataaagaaacatagaaaatctgaaaagaaaaaagaaaaacaaatagaagcaaggaagaacaaaaaaaaaccaaaagaaaaaataaaataaaagaaaaaataaaataaaagaaaaataaaataaaagaaaaataaaataaaagtaaaatttaaaacaagaaaagaataaggagaggatagaaaataaaataaaatcgaaaacaaaaacagaaaaaaatgaaaaagaaagaatatagacagaaaaataaaataacaatgaagaaacatagagaAGCCGTAACAACATACGGGCATTaacctagtatatatatatatataactatacaacaacgctattctacaccctaggtgtagaatattattctacacttaGGGTGTATAATAGCACTTGTATATATACACTtagggtgtatatatatatgtgtgctaggtgtagaatattattctacaccaaactcttatactgagcaaaattcagtatcgTTCAGTATTTGTGTTTCAGTATTTTGTGGTCCTGAGTGTTGGACAAGTTGATACTGAACACTCtccagtactgctcagtattttttctactcagttttgacttgcactgtagaataatattctacacattatatatatatatatatatatatatatatatatatatatatatatatatatatatatatatatataaaagagctTAGGACTCGGAAGCCCCAGCCCAAACCTATGTTTCACCAAACCAGGTTTCAGTCCACTGGCCTGCTAGCCCATCCACCGACCCACCAGACCCACTTTCCCAGGCCTATATATTCTCCAAAACCCTAATCCCACCCATCCACCCTGGCCGCCACCCCTGCCAGCCGCCGCATCCTCGTCGTCGGGCTCCGACCAGCTGCGATCTCCGTTGTTGGTTTTATTATACGGGAGATTCGGGGGTCAGGTCCCAGGGGGAAAATTCGTAAGCTGTTTGTACCTTTCCTCTCTCTTTTAACTTGGGGCAGATTTGTTCTCTGATTCGTTCATTCTACCCGACCGATCCTCCCGCCTCTATGCAGGTGGAGACTGGAGAATGATGCTGATGAACTTCAGGACTGGATCTCGTACTACCTCGGGTCCTCGCTGCTGTCTGCCAGGCCGTTCGCGCTCTCCCCCGGCGCCGATGACACCGTTGCTTCCAAGGGTGATGCTCATGGTgcgctccttttttttttcctggtgATTGTTGTTTTTGTTTTCAACAACGGTGTTGCCCATGGTTATAAACTTAGAATCTTCGTTTTTAATGGACTGTGGATCCGGACGGTGTGATGGTGGATCCGGACTGTGGATCCTGCTTCGAGCCATTAACGGCACGGTGACCAGcctatgccttgtttagttcacaaatttttttttttggctttaactaatataacactttcatttgtatttaacaattattatccaatcatatactaaATAGGTGGCTTTAGCTCATGTTGGAAATATGTTTTTGCGCACGCTAAAAACATGTTTCTACGCTATTCTACATGCCTTTCATGCCACTATAAGGTTTCTATACATGCTAAAACATGTTTCTATATGTTATGAAAACACATGTTTCTATGCTCAACATTTCCACTTCTGTGATTTATTTTCACATTTCTTCTATGCATGTTGTATGATTATCCTCAGTCTTTTCTATGCGTATACTCAAAACTTTCTCTGATTTGTTACTACTATTTTTATACATTGTTTGGAGCATATTTTATACATTGTTGGTTGGGTGCTAAGATTTTTTTGCATGCTGATCCAAAGGAAAGTAATAGTTTTTATATTTGCATGTATAGATTTAGATGCATGGTGAAACTGTGATTATGCTTAGTTGTATTTGTTTCCACCCTAATTGATTTCAAATTCTAAATTTTGAAGAAATCTGTATACATTGTGGAGCACTCTTTTATGCATTATTAGAACAATTCGACATATATTGTTTGAATAATTATCTCTATGTACCTACGCAGCCTTGGATTTTTGGTTCAGATGCATTGTGGAGCACTTTTCTATGCACTGTTAGAATAATTATATGCGCACAATTCTTCTATGCTTAGTTGTATGGGGTTTATCTAATTTTTGGTTGTAGCCTTGGATGAATAGGTGGTTTGCATGAAATGAAAAAGCTATCAACGCAAGTAAGCAGGATTTCTATgctttgattttgatttttatGCATTTCTTTGACATTATGTGTAATGAATAAGTTTTTGTGCAATTGACTTTGGATCTTTATGCTTCGTGGGTTCTATGTTTGATGAATTAAGATTTTACACATTTAGAACCATTCAGGTGGCAAGTCCACTGCATGATGCAGTCCACGGTCGCCGTGCTGGTATGGGGCAGCGGTGGCGGTTGGTGGCGTGTAGTTCACAGCGGCGGTGCTAGTGCGAATCAGCGGTGGTGGTCGGTTGGATGGAAGATAGCAAAGGAGCAGCGCGACGCAGCCAAggatttttgtatttttatttgttGAAGTTGGTGTTCTTATGCTTGTGTGCATAAGTTTCTATATACACAATGGAGCACTTCTATGTATTTTTGTATTCTTAATGCTTGTGAGCATAAGTTTCTATACATTGTTGAAGTAGGTCTATGTTGTTTTTATGTGACAATATTCTTATTCACCAAACCACTAATTTCTATGCAACGTTGGCACCAAAAACTTTTCTATGTATTTTGATTATTGATTCTATGCATCTAAACGTCATCACGTGCCAtgattcaaat is a window from the Sorghum bicolor cultivar BTx623 chromosome 5, Sorghum_bicolor_NCBIv3, whole genome shotgun sequence genome containing:
- the LOC110435856 gene encoding uncharacterized protein LOC110435856, whose protein sequence is MRDDGYQLWQLVDREGFDYFVVLSVGQVDTEHSPVSVHWPASPSTDPPDPLSQAYIFSKTLIPPIHPGRHPCQPPHPRRRAPTSCDLRCWFYYTGDSGVRSQGENSWRLENDADELQDWISYYLGSSLLSARPFALSPGADDTVASKGDAHEPFRWQVHCMMQSTVAVLVWGSGGGWWRVVHSGGASANQRWWSVGWKIAKEQRDAAKDFCIFIC